The Fervidibacillus albus genome contains a region encoding:
- a CDS encoding metal-dependent hydrolase family protein, with the protein MTYTLIENGTLIDGNGGEPIENAAVLIKDNKIIAAGHLNDIPQVNGEVKRIDAEDGFLLPGLFDTHVHMMFQQTDYNTRFQTPFSFRFYKAIEHFRRTIETGITSVRDAGFTDVGVKKAVDDGLISGPRLQVSVIPLTITGGHGDGWTRSGINLTDSTYPTMPSGIVDGTEEVTKKVREVLRAGADVIKVHATGGVMSPTDHPEFTQFSLEELEIIVREANFRKGVKVMAHAQGSEGIKNAIRAGIHSIEHGIYLDDEAIELMLEKGTYLVPTLLAPVSVLEQFESSSNIPKHAEQKSREVIDIHRESFSKAYRAGVKIAMGTDAGVMPHGTNLRELGLMVDGGMSPMEAIVATTKTAAELMGWEDKLGTVEEGKLADLVITKTDPLKSITSLENPENIVIVIKEGKLVKDIRN; encoded by the coding sequence ATGACTTATACATTAATTGAAAATGGCACTCTTATTGATGGAAATGGTGGGGAACCGATTGAAAATGCTGCGGTTCTGATCAAAGACAACAAAATTATTGCAGCAGGTCACTTGAATGATATTCCACAAGTAAATGGTGAAGTAAAACGAATTGATGCGGAAGACGGATTTTTATTACCTGGGCTTTTCGACACCCATGTACATATGATGTTTCAACAGACCGACTATAATACGAGATTTCAAACCCCTTTTTCTTTCAGATTTTACAAGGCGATTGAACATTTTCGACGAACAATTGAGACGGGTATCACTTCTGTACGGGATGCAGGATTTACTGATGTAGGTGTAAAAAAGGCGGTTGACGACGGGCTAATTTCAGGTCCTCGTTTGCAAGTGAGTGTCATACCATTAACAATAACTGGGGGACATGGAGATGGTTGGACAAGGTCAGGGATCAATTTGACAGACTCGACTTATCCGACAATGCCTAGTGGGATCGTTGATGGAACCGAAGAAGTGACAAAAAAGGTTCGCGAAGTTTTAAGAGCCGGTGCCGATGTCATTAAAGTTCATGCAACAGGTGGAGTTATGAGTCCAACAGATCATCCAGAATTCACCCAATTTTCCTTGGAAGAGTTAGAAATTATTGTTCGCGAAGCAAATTTTCGAAAGGGTGTAAAAGTGATGGCCCATGCCCAAGGTAGTGAAGGAATTAAAAATGCAATACGGGCAGGCATTCACTCCATTGAACATGGAATCTATTTAGATGATGAGGCTATTGAATTAATGCTGGAAAAAGGAACGTACCTTGTTCCGACATTATTAGCCCCTGTAAGTGTATTAGAGCAATTTGAATCGAGTTCTAATATTCCAAAACATGCAGAACAAAAATCTAGAGAAGTCATTGATATCCATAGGGAAAGTTTTTCGAAAGCTTATCGAGCTGGAGTGAAAATTGCTATGGGTACTGATGCAGGAGTTATGCCCCATGGTACAAACCTTAGAGAACTAGGCTTAATGGTTGATGGTGGCATGTCTCCTATGGAAGCCATTGTTGCAACAACAAAGACGGCTGCAGAACTAATGGGCTGGGAGGACAAATTAGGGACAGTGGAAGAAGGTAAATTGGCTGATTTAGTCATTACAAAAACCGATCCTTTAAAGTCCATTACAAGTTTGGAAAATCCCGAAAATATAGTGATCGTCATAAAGGAAGGAAAACTTGTGAAAGATATACGAAATTAA
- a CDS encoding globin-coupled sensor protein yields MIFQKRKKWNEMFELLTETDIEEVNERAKKRLRFARIDEQTLKFVREAGEIILPHKPSIVEKLYSSIVSDNTLKEITFTYSNEERLKKILSEYIDRFFRAEVNQQYIDSSISIGKVNSRFHITPELFIPAYQLFVQIITNILIEKLSNKPNRLTDYINAVQKMASYDLQLIVQTYVDRTETDFLNRISVMLNRICRSDTTKQLIFSMEKQIDEIHNVTANSEEISASIEYIANNIEKVAEITNDGMQSAEKSKETIQKSLTNIHEIGKVFHSLQDNIYYNH; encoded by the coding sequence ATGATTTTTCAAAAACGAAAAAAGTGGAACGAAATGTTTGAATTACTGACTGAAACGGATATTGAGGAGGTGAATGAACGGGCAAAAAAGCGATTACGTTTTGCTCGTATTGACGAACAAACGTTAAAATTTGTTCGGGAAGCCGGAGAAATCATTCTTCCGCACAAACCATCGATCGTCGAAAAGCTGTACAGTTCCATTGTAAGCGATAACACCTTAAAGGAAATTACTTTCACCTATTCAAACGAAGAACGATTGAAAAAAATACTCTCGGAATATATTGATCGGTTTTTTCGTGCAGAAGTAAACCAACAATATATTGATTCGAGCATCTCGATTGGAAAGGTGAACAGTCGGTTCCATATAACACCCGAACTATTTATACCGGCCTATCAATTATTCGTGCAAATCATAACAAATATTTTAATAGAGAAATTATCAAATAAACCGAACCGATTGACGGACTATATCAATGCCGTTCAAAAAATGGCATCCTACGACTTACAGTTGATTGTGCAAACGTATGTCGATCGAACCGAAACGGATTTTTTAAACCGGATTTCCGTCATGCTCAACCGCATCTGTCGCTCAGATACGACAAAACAGTTGATTTTCAGTATGGAAAAACAGATCGATGAAATTCATAATGTTACTGCAAACTCAGAAGAAATTTCCGCATCCATTGAATACATTGCGAACAATATTGAAAAGGTGGCCGAAATAACAAATGATGGGATGCAGTCTGCAGAAAAAAGTAAGGAAACGATTCAAAAATCCCTTACAAATATTCATGAAATTGGAAAAGTCTTTCATTCCCTCCAAGATAACATTTATTACAATCATTAA
- a CDS encoding methyl-accepting chemotaxis protein, with translation MEKSFIPSKITFITIIKEIADQTNLLALNASIEAARVGENGKGFAVVAEEIRKLSENTNIQIEQITTSLNHLLNGSNNVTKQIVQTGELVDQSVAESNNAEQALDEIVKNMETISESTSQIAAMSEAQTAAIQDISTGMTNIFNRSTQTQQIAKETGKLFYDLSKDMEDYRNLFLQLNLYLTDQDIVQMAKTDHLLWKWKVYNVLLGVETMDSNEVISYEDCRLGKWYYGNVPNEVKNRQAFQEIEEPHKKLHEYAKHAIDYYKNNDLQNANEMYRKLVENSELVIEKLNQLSHE, from the coding sequence TTGGAAAAGTCTTTCATTCCCTCCAAGATAACATTTATTACAATCATTAAAGAAATCGCCGACCAGACGAATTTACTTGCGTTAAATGCCAGCATCGAGGCAGCTCGAGTAGGTGAAAATGGAAAGGGATTCGCCGTCGTCGCCGAAGAAATTCGTAAACTATCCGAAAATACGAACATTCAAATTGAACAAATAACTACGAGTTTAAATCATTTATTAAACGGCTCAAACAACGTAACGAAACAAATCGTCCAAACGGGTGAACTCGTGGATCAAAGTGTAGCCGAATCAAACAATGCGGAACAGGCGTTGGATGAAATCGTCAAAAACATGGAAACGATTTCCGAATCCACCTCACAAATTGCAGCGATGAGTGAAGCACAAACGGCGGCCATACAAGATATTTCTACGGGAATGACAAATATTTTCAACCGAAGTACACAAACGCAACAAATCGCGAAGGAAACAGGAAAACTATTTTACGATTTAAGCAAAGATATGGAAGATTATCGGAACTTATTTTTACAACTTAATTTATATTTAACCGATCAAGATATTGTCCAAATGGCGAAAACCGATCATCTCCTCTGGAAATGGAAAGTGTACAATGTTCTTCTCGGTGTGGAAACGATGGATTCAAATGAGGTGATATCATATGAAGACTGTCGTCTCGGAAAATGGTATTACGGAAACGTCCCAAATGAAGTGAAAAATCGTCAAGCGTTCCAAGAAATTGAAGAGCCTCATAAAAAATTGCACGAATATGCAAAACATGCCATTGATTATTACAAAAATAACGATTTACAAAATGCGAACGAAATGTATCGTAAATTAGTGGAAAATTCCGAGTTGGTGATTGAAAAACTCAATCAACTTTCTCATGAATGA
- a CDS encoding endonuclease III domain-containing protein, which produces MKANESIDETYLNIYELLYERYGPQYWWPADTPFEVVIGAILVHHTNWANVERSLEKLAPYLSDPETLARLPEETLAKLIRSSGFYRVKAKRIRAFLRWFQQYDYEFQRVKKVHQENIREELLQIYGIGQETADVILLYVFHIPVFIADRYARTIFQRIGIHVPRTYDGLRKQVENHFPKDANLLNEFHALLVTHGKTYCKKTPICDYCPLRTMCSRLV; this is translated from the coding sequence ATGAAAGCAAATGAATCGATCGATGAAACGTATTTGAATATTTACGAATTATTATACGAGCGATACGGTCCACAATATTGGTGGCCGGCGGATACACCGTTCGAAGTCGTAATCGGGGCCATCCTCGTCCACCATACGAATTGGGCGAATGTCGAGCGGTCTTTAGAAAAATTGGCACCGTATCTTTCGGACCCTGAAACACTCGCCCGTCTACCTGAAGAAACATTAGCAAAACTCATTCGATCGAGTGGATTTTATCGTGTAAAAGCAAAACGAATTCGCGCCTTTTTACGTTGGTTTCAACAATACGATTACGAGTTTCAACGTGTGAAAAAGGTGCATCAAGAAAATATAAGAGAAGAATTGTTACAAATTTATGGGATCGGACAAGAAACGGCGGATGTTATTTTATTATATGTATTTCACATTCCTGTTTTTATCGCAGACCGCTATGCCCGAACGATTTTTCAACGCATTGGCATCCATGTACCGCGTACGTACGATGGACTGCGGAAACAAGTGGAGAATCATTTCCCGAAAGACGCGAACTTATTAAATGAATTTCATGCCCTATTAGTAACCCACGGAAAAACATATTGTAAAAAGACGCCGATTTGTGATTACTGTCCACTAAGAACGATGTGTAGCCGTCTCGTGTAA
- a CDS encoding IS3 family transposase (programmed frameshift), with protein sequence MSNTFYPSDFKYEVIMAYKSKEYSLKEIYIKFKIPKVTLYNWVEKFEKDGMDGLLDSKKWKRYSKELKESAVRDYCSGNYSQYEIVRKYGISSRGVLQKWIKKYNSHGELLDTRTRRTHSMTKGRKTTWKERIEIVQDALANGKNYQKTSEKHQVSYQQVYQWVRKYEVGGWDSLKDRRGRSKSVEELTLEEKMKLEMRRIEKENERLRAEKCFLKKVRGDRKEAKISQVRFEDKYIAIKELHETNQFNIVLLCDVAGVSRAAYYKWLNRIPSSREMENEEIIKEMKVIHKHVDGIYGYRRMKLNINRKLGKKVNHKRIYRLMKMAGIQSVIRRKKTRYKRSNPQHVAENLLNREFTAEKPNEKWVTDVTELKYGSSKKAYLSAILDLHDGSIISYVLGHSNNNDLVFKTLDPAINRLDGDHPLIHSDRGFQYTSHGFKRRIEEAGMTHSMSRIGRCIDNGPMESFWGALKCEKYYLHKYETFEELSKAIDEYIYFYNNERYQERLNGLSPIEYRTKAA encoded by the exons GTGTCTAACACATTTTATCCGAGTGATTTTAAATATGAAGTTATTATGGCTTATAAAAGTAAAGAATATTCCCTTAAAGAGATCTATATCAAATTCAAAATCCCTAAAGTTACCTTATATAACTGGGTGGAAAAATTTGAAAAAGATGGAATGGATGGTTTATTGGATTCAAAAAAATGGAAACGATATTCTAAAGAATTGAAAGAATCTGCAGTTCGCGATTATTGTTCGGGGAATTACTCCCAATATGAAATTGTTCGAAAGTATGGAATTTCTAGTAGAGGGGTACTTCAAAAATGGATTAAAAAGTATAATAGTCATGGAGAATTACTAGATACAAGAACAAGGAGAACACACTCGATGACTAAAGGAAGAAAGACAACCTGGAAAGAACGAATTGAAATTGTACAAGATGCTCTAGCGAACGGAAAAAATTATCAAAAAACATCGGAAAAGCATCAAGTATCGTACCAACAGGTATACCAATGGGTACGTAAATATGAAGTTGGTGGATGGGACTCGTTAAAGGATCGACGAGGACGGTCGAAAAGTGTAGAAGAACTAACTTTAGAAGAAAAAATGAAGTTAGAGATGCGTCGAATCGAAAAAGAAAATGAACGTTTGCGGGCAGAGA AATGCTTTCTTAAAAAAGTTAGAGGAGATCGAAAGGAGGCGAAAATCAGTCAAGTAAGATTTGAAGATAAATATATCGCCATTAAAGAACTTCATGAAACGAATCAGTTTAATATTGTCTTATTATGCGACGTTGCCGGTGTTTCAAGAGCTGCTTACTATAAATGGTTAAATCGGATTCCCTCCTCTCGAGAAATGGAAAATGAAGAAATCATAAAGGAAATGAAGGTTATCCATAAACATGTGGATGGAATCTATGGGTATCGTCGAATGAAATTAAATATCAATCGAAAACTTGGTAAGAAAGTGAACCATAAACGTATTTATAGACTTATGAAAATGGCCGGGATTCAATCCGTTATACGAAGGAAAAAAACTCGATATAAACGTTCGAATCCTCAGCACGTTGCCGAGAATTTATTGAATCGTGAATTTACAGCTGAAAAACCAAATGAAAAATGGGTAACGGACGTTACTGAGTTGAAATATGGTTCTTCAAAGAAGGCTTATTTAAGTGCCATTCTAGACTTACATGATGGCTCAATCATTAGCTATGTTTTAGGGCATTCCAATAATAATGATTTAGTATTTAAGACCCTTGATCCGGCCATTAATCGATTAGATGGAGACCACCCGCTTATTCATAGTGACCGTGGATTTCAATACACCTCACATGGATTTAAACGAAGAATAGAGGAGGCAGGAATGACGCACAGTATGTCAAGAATTGGAAGGTGTATTGATAATGGACCAATGGAATCGTTTTGGGGAGCACTCAAATGCGAGAAGTATTATTTACATAAGTATGAAACCTTTGAGGAACTCTCAAAGGCGATTGATGAATATATTTACTTTTACAACAATGAAAGATATCAAGAAAGGCTAAACGGCCTTAGCCCCATTGAATACAGGACTAAAGCCGCTTAA
- a CDS encoding CotS family spore coat protein, whose protein sequence is MEHSVIVPWEVNEETDTQYVPEYIVNMATHVLKQYDFQVKGIECVTTKPDKGGAIWRLETNRGPKSLKLLHRRPMRSLFSLGAQRYLVDVKNARVPPIVKTKTGADYVEAGGKLWFVAKWIEPLEPVTKDLEGAKKLCYALGEFHRLTKGYVPPKQAELASRLHKWPSYYKKVIEKMDWFRNVAKVYNDMPASKTLLEVVGQFEEQAKRSYERLINSDYDKLVKHGNEHWGLVHQDYGWSNGQMGPGGMWIIDLDGVAYDLPVRDLSKLISGTMADLFEWKVDWIKEMIDAYATANPIPPDLYNILLIDLSLPMDFYKNMKEVVYEPDVFLNEETEKMIRTIVQTDQTKWPVLKQLERETKAGRRN, encoded by the coding sequence ATGGAACATTCCGTCATAGTTCCGTGGGAAGTGAACGAGGAAACAGACACTCAATATGTACCGGAATACATCGTAAATATGGCTACCCACGTATTAAAACAATATGACTTTCAAGTGAAAGGGATCGAATGTGTTACAACAAAGCCGGATAAAGGTGGGGCGATTTGGCGGCTAGAAACGAATCGTGGACCGAAAAGTTTGAAACTATTACACCGTCGCCCGATGAGAAGCCTTTTCAGTCTAGGTGCTCAACGTTATCTTGTCGATGTAAAAAATGCGAGGGTACCCCCGATTGTGAAAACGAAAACCGGTGCCGATTATGTGGAAGCCGGAGGAAAGTTATGGTTCGTAGCAAAATGGATCGAACCTCTTGAGCCGGTAACGAAGGACTTGGAAGGGGCAAAAAAACTTTGTTATGCCTTAGGGGAATTCCACCGTTTAACGAAAGGATACGTCCCGCCGAAACAGGCGGAATTGGCCTCGAGACTTCACAAATGGCCATCCTATTACAAAAAAGTCATCGAAAAAATGGACTGGTTTCGCAATGTCGCCAAAGTTTACAATGACATGCCTGCGAGCAAAACATTGTTGGAAGTCGTAGGACAATTCGAAGAACAGGCGAAAAGAAGTTATGAACGGTTGATCAATTCCGACTATGATAAACTCGTAAAGCACGGTAATGAACATTGGGGACTCGTTCACCAAGACTACGGCTGGTCGAACGGACAAATGGGTCCTGGTGGAATGTGGATTATCGACTTGGATGGTGTCGCCTATGATTTGCCGGTTCGAGATTTAAGTAAACTTATTTCCGGAACGATGGCTGATTTGTTCGAATGGAAGGTCGATTGGATCAAGGAAATGATTGATGCATATGCGACAGCGAATCCGATCCCACCGGATTTGTATAACATATTGTTGATCGACTTATCCCTTCCAATGGATTTTTATAAAAATATGAAAGAAGTCGTTTATGAACCGGACGTCTTCCTTAATGAAGAGACGGAAAAAATGATTCGCACGATTGTACAAACGGATCAAACGAAGTGGCCCGTACTGAAACAATTGGAAAGGGAAACGAAAGCGGGGAGACGCAATTGA
- a CDS encoding MTP-1 family protein, with translation MFKRIGNKQTCAQLLETYEKRENKPYQPEKIIFEGVDGKDVYNTTAPFYDDGELVIAGRVESRDSEHSNVVFFVQRNGKWIPRQGSPMFQLQDPFVTKIAGEMVFGGVEIYPHPVHQGQFGWRTVFYRGKRIAELQLFTKGPEGMKDIRLVELGENRIGVFTRPQGERGGRGTIGYTEIRRFEELTPETIERAELLEGQFIEEEWGGANELHPLQDGTIGVLGHIACFDEKGDRHYYPMVFTLNPDTKQFSEMQIIATRSDFLEGPAKRPDLKDVVFSGGLIRHPNGTAELYCGTSDAEAQKIIIPDPFM, from the coding sequence ATGTTTAAAAGGATTGGAAACAAACAAACTTGCGCCCAATTATTGGAAACTTACGAGAAAAGGGAGAACAAACCGTATCAACCCGAAAAAATTATTTTTGAGGGCGTTGACGGAAAAGATGTGTATAACACGACAGCCCCTTTTTATGATGATGGTGAACTGGTCATTGCCGGTCGGGTTGAATCGCGAGACAGTGAACATTCCAATGTTGTTTTTTTCGTTCAAAGAAATGGAAAATGGATTCCGCGACAAGGGTCTCCAATGTTTCAGTTACAAGATCCATTTGTAACAAAAATTGCCGGGGAAATGGTTTTCGGTGGGGTTGAAATTTACCCTCACCCGGTTCATCAAGGGCAATTTGGTTGGCGAACGGTTTTTTACCGGGGAAAACGAATCGCTGAATTGCAGCTGTTTACCAAGGGTCCTGAAGGGATGAAGGATATTCGTCTCGTTGAACTAGGAGAAAATCGTATCGGTGTCTTTACTCGTCCCCAGGGCGAAAGGGGAGGACGGGGTACGATTGGTTACACGGAAATTCGTCGTTTTGAAGAACTGACCCCAGAAACAATTGAACGAGCCGAACTCCTTGAAGGCCAGTTTATTGAAGAAGAATGGGGAGGAGCAAACGAACTCCATCCGTTGCAAGACGGGACAATCGGTGTGTTAGGCCATATTGCTTGTTTCGATGAAAAAGGCGATCGCCATTACTATCCGATGGTGTTCACGCTCAATCCAGATACGAAACAATTTTCGGAAATGCAAATCATCGCCACAAGATCCGACTTTTTAGAAGGACCTGCGAAACGACCGGATTTGAAAGATGTCGTTTTCAGTGGTGGATTAATCCGACATCCGAACGGAACGGCCGAACTTTATTGCGGAACGAGTGATGCCGAAGCACAAAAAATTATCATCCCGGACCCTTTTATGTAA
- a CDS encoding glycoside hydrolase family 13 protein, with protein MENQWWKKAVFYEIYVPSFCDGNGDGIGDFIGITSKLDYLKELGIDGIWLTPFYRSPKVDNGYDISDYYAIDEDYGTMEDFERFLLEAHKRDIKVIADLVLNHTSSEHPWFQQSKSAKNSPKRDWYIWKDPVDSRPPNNWESFFGGSAWEYDDKTGQYYYHAFAKSQVDLNWKNEEVKQAMFSVMEFWLQKGVDGFRLDVINFLKTSDDFPDNPIDEKGKQNHVYDKDQEGILKTIEQICTNVRNKPGKFLVGEVGSEELHILKKYCGGSLLDVVFNFNLGSKKELDSKQFFSELKKMDEEYENDQIPTLFFSSHDMPRHISRFGKGTADQEKIAKLIAVLLMTAKGVPFIYYGDEIGMIDLHFDNVKNMRDVQGLTAYELAKEAGKGEEEAIRIANEEGRDKSRSPMQWDDSIYAGFSDVKPWLPVSSPSVNVKRQKGDPKSLFSHYQNLIRLRKQFPALYDGRYRLLEEKDRVIYYIREKDGEQILVVLNFNDKPIAFPMKDFASKTSTVLYPENKYEIENEPTINLKPYESVVIRL; from the coding sequence GTGGAAAATCAATGGTGGAAAAAAGCCGTCTTTTACGAAATTTATGTCCCGAGTTTTTGCGATGGAAACGGAGATGGAATCGGGGATTTTATCGGTATTACGTCCAAACTCGATTATTTAAAGGAGTTGGGGATCGACGGAATTTGGTTGACCCCCTTTTACCGTTCCCCTAAAGTAGATAACGGTTATGACATATCCGATTATTATGCGATTGATGAAGATTACGGTACGATGGAAGATTTCGAACGGTTTTTATTAGAAGCCCATAAGCGGGATATAAAAGTAATCGCCGATCTCGTTTTGAACCATACTTCCTCTGAACATCCGTGGTTTCAACAATCGAAATCAGCGAAGAATTCTCCGAAAAGGGATTGGTATATTTGGAAAGATCCTGTTGATAGTCGTCCGCCGAATAACTGGGAATCGTTTTTTGGTGGAAGCGCGTGGGAATACGACGATAAAACCGGTCAATATTATTATCATGCCTTTGCGAAAAGCCAAGTCGATTTAAACTGGAAAAACGAAGAAGTAAAACAAGCGATGTTTTCAGTGATGGAATTTTGGCTACAAAAAGGGGTTGACGGTTTCCGTTTAGATGTAATTAATTTTTTGAAGACGAGTGACGATTTTCCCGACAATCCAATCGATGAAAAAGGGAAGCAAAATCACGTCTACGATAAGGATCAAGAAGGAATTTTGAAAACGATCGAGCAAATTTGTACGAATGTTCGAAACAAACCAGGAAAATTTTTAGTTGGTGAAGTCGGTTCTGAAGAATTACATATTTTAAAAAAGTACTGTGGTGGTTCTTTACTGGATGTCGTATTCAATTTCAATTTAGGAAGTAAGAAGGAATTGGACAGTAAACAATTTTTTTCAGAATTAAAGAAAATGGATGAGGAATACGAAAACGATCAAATTCCAACATTGTTTTTTAGTAGTCATGACATGCCCCGACACATTTCCCGATTTGGAAAGGGAACGGCTGATCAAGAAAAAATCGCCAAATTAATCGCCGTACTCTTGATGACAGCAAAGGGCGTGCCGTTTATTTATTACGGTGACGAAATCGGAATGATCGACCTACATTTTGATAATGTGAAAAACATGCGGGATGTGCAAGGATTGACAGCTTATGAATTGGCAAAAGAGGCGGGAAAGGGAGAAGAAGAAGCCATCCGGATCGCCAATGAGGAAGGTCGGGACAAATCCCGTTCACCGATGCAATGGGATGATTCAATCTATGCTGGATTTTCTGATGTAAAACCGTGGCTGCCGGTCTCCAGCCCATCCGTCAATGTCAAGAGACAAAAGGGAGACCCGAAGTCCTTGTTTTCCCATTATCAAAACCTCATCCGTTTACGAAAACAATTCCCTGCATTGTATGACGGACGGTATCGATTGTTGGAAGAAAAGGATCGCGTCATTTATTATATTCGGGAAAAAGATGGGGAACAAATTTTAGTCGTTTTAAATTTTAACGATAAACCCATTGCCTTTCCAATGAAGGATTTTGCATCGAAAACATCAACGGTCTTGTATCCTGAAAATAAATATGAAATCGAAAACGAACCGACGATCAACTTAAAACCGTACGAATCCGTTGTCATTCGATTATAG
- a CDS encoding carbohydrate ABC transporter permease, giving the protein MGGNKKKVKTFFLYVLAFVVLFIMVFPYLYMVLSSLAPWDEVDKRIFPTELSLRSYEWLFGGGENILPRPWLRAFFNSLFVTFTSTVLMMATAILVGYSITKLRFKGSKFINNVILFQMFYPAVILLIPLFLIIRSLGMYDTYWAMILPKAVSLWAIFMYTNYFRSIPNEVIEAAKIDGAGQLKIITKIIIPMSKSITTIIFLFLFMERWVELLWDMLVVKDENMLTLNVLLAQMFGPYGGYPGPMYAASVLLTLPILILFILFSKNFKKGMDFVLK; this is encoded by the coding sequence ATGGGTGGGAATAAGAAAAAGGTAAAAACGTTTTTTCTATACGTGCTCGCCTTCGTCGTTCTTTTCATCATGGTATTTCCATATTTATATATGGTTTTAAGTTCCCTTGCCCCGTGGGACGAAGTAGATAAACGAATTTTTCCAACCGAACTAAGTTTACGTTCCTATGAATGGCTGTTTGGTGGAGGAGAAAATATTTTACCGAGACCGTGGTTGCGTGCATTTTTCAACAGTTTATTTGTGACGTTCACTTCAACGGTCTTAATGATGGCAACAGCGATATTAGTCGGTTATTCAATAACAAAATTACGATTTAAAGGTAGTAAATTTATTAATAACGTCATCTTGTTCCAAATGTTTTACCCGGCTGTCATTTTGTTAATTCCGCTCTTTTTGATCATTCGTTCATTAGGAATGTATGATACGTATTGGGCGATGATTTTACCGAAAGCCGTTAGTTTATGGGCGATTTTCATGTATACGAACTATTTTCGTAGCATTCCAAACGAAGTGATTGAAGCGGCGAAAATTGATGGGGCTGGACAACTAAAAATCATAACGAAAATTATTATTCCGATGTCAAAATCGATTACGACGATTATTTTCCTCTTTCTATTTATGGAACGTTGGGTCGAACTGTTATGGGATATGCTCGTCGTTAAAGATGAGAATATGTTGACATTGAACGTTTTATTAGCACAAATGTTCGGTCCGTACGGAGGGTATCCAGGTCCGATGTATGCAGCATCTGTTCTTTTAACATTACCGATTTTAATTTTATTTATTTTATTCAGTAAAAACTTCAAAAAGGGAATGGATTTTGTGTTGAAATAA
- a CDS encoding carbohydrate ABC transporter permease: MNKRNEKLGWLFASPYLIYTLIFFLFPLLWAAYLAFTNWNTIAPEYDFVGLENFFNAFSSETVKAAFFVTYKFMLMFVPIVIIGSLFLAFLIHSLPKFKGLFSVGFFLPYLASGVASAIVVNGVLSYNSPFNEQLRSIGLDVDWLGSPILAPLIIALMMAWKFVGYYALLFLSGLESIPKEIYEAAEIDGAVGWKRFWHVTIPMLYPSFYTVTILAVGLMFGIFTEPYVLTGGGPEYATHTWQLEIYNQAFEKLNAGYGTAVAIINSIVTFLSIYIFKKVLEKWGAKHGWE; the protein is encoded by the coding sequence ATGAACAAACGGAATGAAAAATTGGGTTGGCTTTTTGCCAGCCCATACCTTATCTATACTTTGATCTTTTTTTTGTTTCCGCTCCTTTGGGCAGCATACCTAGCATTTACAAATTGGAATACGATCGCACCGGAATACGATTTTGTCGGACTGGAAAATTTCTTCAACGCCTTTTCGAGTGAAACGGTAAAAGCAGCATTTTTCGTCACTTATAAATTTATGCTCATGTTCGTTCCAATCGTTATTATTGGATCGTTGTTTTTGGCCTTTTTAATTCATTCGTTGCCGAAATTTAAAGGTTTGTTTTCCGTAGGTTTCTTCCTTCCGTATTTGGCATCGGGGGTCGCATCGGCTATCGTTGTGAATGGTGTTTTATCATACAATAGTCCATTTAATGAACAATTGCGAAGTATAGGCTTGGATGTCGATTGGCTCGGTTCTCCGATTTTGGCACCCCTCATTATTGCATTGATGATGGCTTGGAAATTTGTTGGCTATTACGCGTTATTGTTTTTGTCCGGATTGGAAAGTATTCCGAAAGAAATTTATGAAGCGGCTGAAATAGATGGTGCTGTCGGTTGGAAACGATTTTGGCATGTAACGATTCCGATGCTCTACCCTTCCTTTTACACCGTAACGATTTTGGCGGTCGGTTTAATGTTCGGAATTTTCACCGAACCGTATGTGTTAACTGGTGGTGGACCGGAATATGCAACTCATACATGGCAGTTGGAAATTTATAATCAAGCCTTTGAAAAATTGAATGCAGGTTACGGAACGGCAGTCGCTATCATCAATTCGATTGTGACATTCCTTTCCATTTATATATTTAAAAAAGTGTTAGAGAAATGGGGTGCAAAACATGGGTGGGAATAA